TCCGGGGCGACCTAGGCAATTCCTATGGTACACCGTCATTTCGGCATCGATGTTTCGGCAAAGGACTTTCGAGTCTGTTTCGTCTTTCGCGGCAAAGCGTATGTGGAGGGTTTTTCCAATACGGCGGAAGGCTTCGACCATTTAGTGGAGTGGGCAAGGGAGGTTGCTCTTGGCGGGCGGCTGCGCTTCTGTCTGGAGCATACCGGCGGCTATGAGTCGGAACTCGTTGGCTACCTTCAGTCTCGGGGTTTCTATGTGAGCGTAGTGGACTCGAGCCAGTCTCATCACTTTCGGCTCTCGTTGGGCAAGCGAGGCAAAAGCGATGCGGGCGATGCCTACTGCTTGTCCTTATACTCCAAAGAGCGTCAACCGAAGAGTGGAATCCAAGGCCGGACCCCTATCTCTGTTACCTCCAACTCGTGAGAGCCAGAGACGCGTTCGTCGAGGATTTGACGAGGCTCAGAAACAGAGCCGGATCGCCCGGAGTTCTGACGATGGTGCGCGAACAGCTCGACATGGCGGTGGCCGTCACCCGCCACGCCATCCAGAATTTGGAAGCCAAGATGAAAAAACTCGAAGAGAGCGTCGAAGAACTAGGACGACAAGCCAGACGGCTTACCAGCGTTACCGGCATCGCCCTGACCAGCGCGCGGCAAATCCTGAGTGAAGTAGGACCGGTCTGCGCCTACCCCACGCCTGAAAAACTCGCCTTGGCCGCAGGACTCGTCCCCCTCCCCAAAAGATCCGGAACCAGCCTGAACCAAACCGGACTCCAGCCTTACGGAAACCCAAGGCTGCGAAGAGCGCTCTACCGCTGTGCACTCGTGGCTAAGCAAAGAGACGCGGCCTTTAAAGCCTACGCCGAAAGAATCCAGGCTCATGGGCACAAATCCAAAAAGACCGTCATCGTCGCATGCGCAAGGAAACTCGCACACGTCGTCTGGGCAATCCTAACGAA
The sequence above is a segment of the Armatimonadota bacterium genome. Coding sequences within it:
- a CDS encoding transposase, translating into MVHRHFGIDVSAKDFRVCFVFRGKAYVEGFSNTAEGFDHLVEWAREVALGGRLRFCLEHTGGYESELVGYLQSRGFYVSVVDSSQSHHFRLSLGKRGKSDAGDAYCLSLYSKERQPKSGIQGRTPISVTSNS
- a CDS encoding transposase; the encoded protein is MVREQLDMAVAVTRHAIQNLEAKMKKLEESVEELGRQARRLTSVTGIALTSARQILSEVGPVCAYPTPEKLALAAGLVPLPKRSGTSLNQTGLQPYGNPRLRRALYRCALVAKQRDAAFKAYAERIQAHGHKSKKTVIVACARKLAHVVWAILT